In a genomic window of Halobiforma lacisalsi AJ5:
- a CDS encoding 2Fe-2S iron-sulfur cluster-binding protein, producing MTSHDVTLEWPDGRTRTIVVREGETVLEGAERADVALPFGCRTGACGTCTGRLLGSEGSEPTATATETGRVDVGDAFSSRRRPRALKDRHREAGYVLLCIATPRTDCRFAVGSSVHTELVDNPWK from the coding sequence ATGACGAGCCACGACGTCACCCTCGAGTGGCCCGACGGCCGGACGCGAACGATCGTGGTTCGCGAGGGGGAAACCGTCCTCGAGGGGGCCGAACGGGCCGACGTCGCACTCCCGTTCGGCTGTCGCACGGGCGCTTGTGGCACCTGCACGGGACGGCTGCTCGGGAGCGAGGGATCGGAACCGACGGCCACTGCGACCGAAACCGGCCGGGTCGACGTCGGGGACGCGTTTTCCTCCCGTCGTCGGCCGCGGGCGCTGAAAGACCGCCATCGGGAAGCGGGGTACGTGCTGCTGTGTATCGCCACGCCGCGGACCGACTGCCGGTTCGCGGTCGGCTCGAGCGTCCACACTGAACTGGTCGACAACCCGTGGAAGTGA
- a CDS encoding sulfite oxidase has translation MQGETTDANDERAGEKTKRRQFLDRRKFMAATGMLAGLSITGQGVGAQEMEEDDSELERGSTAFLEERYPGLRIYSPDPENAEAAVRDTYTSYITPREEHYIRNHYLSPEIDEDEWEIELRLEEGSTSLTMDEIRRDFSTESVAHTMQCSGNGRSFFEPEVAGNPWTFGAVGNTIWTGTPMSEVLEAYGADTGDGKWLMVAGGDVPDEESDVFARSIPMQKVVEDCLLAYEMNGQPLSAEHGFPVRMLVPGWMGNNNVKWVAEMEVMDGMMIGEEWERYTRWQHSSYRILAEGQDPQENERIDIFDTRDAMDAEAAGEIDWQPYIYDQTVKSIIGYPGQEATVTPRSSDGNVEVIGVAWAGDDQVEAVEVSTDGGDNWEEAEFFGPDLGPFGWRQFRYLWDAEPGEYFVVSRATDERGRTQPREISDPEDGLRTIQDDQFPWEAGGYLCNAYEPHGVDVTIQ, from the coding sequence ATGCAGGGGGAGACCACAGACGCGAACGACGAGCGAGCGGGCGAGAAAACGAAGCGGCGGCAGTTTCTCGACCGGCGAAAGTTCATGGCGGCGACCGGCATGCTCGCCGGGCTGAGCATCACCGGACAGGGAGTCGGCGCACAGGAGATGGAAGAGGACGATTCCGAACTCGAGCGCGGCAGCACGGCGTTCCTCGAGGAGAGGTATCCGGGGCTGCGGATCTATTCGCCGGACCCGGAGAACGCCGAGGCGGCGGTCCGTGACACGTACACGAGCTATATCACCCCACGGGAGGAGCATTATATCCGGAACCACTACCTCTCACCCGAAATCGACGAGGACGAGTGGGAGATCGAACTCCGACTCGAGGAGGGGTCGACGTCGCTGACGATGGACGAGATCAGACGCGACTTTTCGACGGAGTCGGTCGCCCACACGATGCAGTGTTCGGGCAACGGCCGCTCGTTCTTCGAACCCGAGGTCGCGGGCAACCCGTGGACGTTCGGCGCGGTCGGGAACACGATCTGGACCGGGACGCCGATGTCCGAAGTCCTCGAGGCCTACGGGGCGGACACGGGCGACGGCAAGTGGCTGATGGTCGCGGGCGGAGACGTTCCGGACGAGGAGTCTGACGTGTTCGCACGGTCGATTCCGATGCAGAAGGTCGTCGAGGACTGCCTGCTGGCCTACGAGATGAACGGCCAGCCGCTGAGCGCCGAACACGGGTTCCCGGTGCGGATGCTCGTGCCGGGCTGGATGGGCAACAACAACGTCAAGTGGGTCGCCGAGATGGAGGTCATGGACGGCATGATGATCGGCGAGGAGTGGGAGCGGTACACCCGCTGGCAACACAGCTCCTACCGCATCCTCGCGGAGGGACAGGATCCCCAGGAGAACGAACGGATCGACATCTTCGACACCCGCGATGCGATGGACGCCGAGGCTGCGGGCGAGATCGACTGGCAACCCTACATCTACGACCAGACGGTCAAGTCGATCATCGGCTATCCCGGACAGGAGGCGACGGTGACGCCCCGGTCGTCCGACGGCAACGTCGAAGTGATCGGGGTCGCGTGGGCCGGTGACGATCAGGTCGAGGCGGTCGAGGTGTCGACTGACGGCGGCGACAACTGGGAGGAAGCCGAGTTCTTCGGTCCCGACCTCGGCCCGTTCGGCTGGCGACAGTTCCGCTACCTCTGGGATGCCGAACCCGGCGAGTACTTCGTCGTCTCGCGGGCGACGGACGAGCGCGGGCGCACCCAGCCGCGAGAAATCTCGGACCCCGAGGACGGACTCCGGACGATCCAGGACGACCAGTTCCCATGGGAAGCGGGCGGCTACCTGTGTAACGCCTACGAACCGCACGGAGTCGACGTGACGATCCAGTAA
- a CDS encoding selenium-binding protein SBP56-related protein, whose protein sequence is MSDASTGGEVESDHDHDHHRLEGPGYATPQAAIEEGGREKLAYVMSLYVGTDVDASDFVAVVDLDPDSETYCEIVDRVELPNRGDELHHFGWNACSSSCHVEGLERQHLIVPGQRSSRIHVIDAADRRNPELETVIEPEEVYEYDLSAPHTVHCIPEGEILISMLGDADGDLPGGFLELNDDFEIEGRWEPPGEIEMNYDYWYQPRQNVMVSSEWAAPKTYYPGFDLDDVEAGNYGQRLHFWDWEDGTVEQTIDLGEEGLIPLEVRFLHTPESTHGFVGAALSSNVFHFWRDESAAPRAADEASGDEPRAAGKYRAEKVIDFESREHDDWDMPVPALPTDILISMDDRYLFGSNWLHGEIWMYDISDPSNPRRADSLSVGGTFGEVQEVQGRELNAGPQMLQLSLDGERLYWTTSLFSSWDEQFYPEEGEQGSVMLKADVDPRNGTMTLDEDFLVDWGECPAGPARAHEIRWPDGDCTSDVWQ, encoded by the coding sequence ATGAGTGATGCTAGCACGGGTGGCGAGGTCGAATCGGACCACGACCACGATCACCACCGACTCGAGGGCCCCGGCTACGCGACGCCGCAGGCCGCGATCGAGGAAGGCGGACGTGAAAAACTGGCCTACGTGATGAGTCTCTACGTCGGCACCGACGTCGACGCGTCGGACTTCGTTGCGGTCGTCGACCTCGATCCCGACTCGGAGACGTACTGCGAGATCGTCGACCGCGTCGAACTCCCGAACCGCGGCGACGAACTCCATCACTTCGGGTGGAACGCGTGTTCGTCGTCGTGTCACGTCGAGGGACTCGAGCGGCAACACCTGATCGTTCCCGGCCAGCGGTCCTCACGGATCCACGTCATCGACGCCGCCGATCGCCGGAACCCCGAACTGGAGACGGTGATCGAACCCGAGGAAGTCTACGAATACGACCTCTCGGCCCCGCACACGGTCCACTGTATCCCGGAGGGGGAGATCCTGATTAGCATGCTGGGCGACGCCGACGGGGACCTTCCGGGCGGGTTCCTCGAGCTGAACGACGACTTCGAGATCGAGGGCCGATGGGAGCCGCCGGGAGAGATCGAGATGAACTACGACTACTGGTACCAGCCACGCCAGAACGTGATGGTCTCCAGCGAGTGGGCTGCGCCGAAGACGTACTACCCGGGATTCGACCTCGACGACGTCGAGGCGGGAAACTACGGCCAGCGACTCCACTTCTGGGACTGGGAGGACGGCACCGTCGAGCAGACGATCGACCTCGGCGAGGAGGGACTGATTCCGCTCGAGGTGCGGTTCCTCCACACGCCGGAATCGACCCACGGGTTCGTCGGGGCCGCGCTCTCGTCGAACGTCTTCCACTTCTGGCGCGACGAAAGCGCGGCGCCACGCGCCGCGGACGAAGCGAGCGGCGATGAGCCGCGAGCCGCAGGCAAGTACCGCGCCGAAAAAGTGATCGATTTCGAGAGCCGGGAGCACGACGACTGGGACATGCCCGTGCCAGCCCTGCCGACGGACATCCTCATCTCGATGGACGATCGGTACCTGTTCGGGTCGAACTGGCTCCACGGCGAGATCTGGATGTACGACATCTCGGACCCGTCGAACCCGCGGCGGGCCGACTCGCTGTCGGTCGGCGGCACCTTCGGCGAGGTTCAGGAGGTTCAGGGCCGGGAACTGAACGCCGGTCCACAGATGCTCCAGCTCTCGCTGGACGGCGAGCGCCTCTACTGGACCACCTCGCTGTTCTCCTCGTGGGACGAGCAGTTCTATCCCGAGGAGGGCGAGCAGGGGTCGGTGATGCTGAAAGCCGACGTCGATCCCCGGAACGGGACGATGACGCTCGACGAGGACTTCCTCGTCGACTGGGGCGAGTGCCCCGCGGGGCCGGCCCGCGCCCACGAGATCCGGTGGCCCGACGGCGACTGCACGAGCGACGTCTGGCAGTGA
- a CDS encoding 2Fe-2S iron-sulfur cluster-binding protein, with amino-acid sequence MTEYDVTLEWPDGGTDTVAVDSRDTVLEAAQQEGIRLPADCRKGTCTTCVGRVVGVDGDGAAGASGPVDAAEAFDYRRQPAALTDGERADGYVLLCIALPRADCRVAVGPAIRAEVGDSPWA; translated from the coding sequence ATGACGGAGTACGACGTCACCCTCGAGTGGCCGGACGGCGGAACCGACACGGTCGCGGTCGACTCGCGGGACACGGTACTCGAGGCCGCCCAGCAGGAGGGGATTCGGTTGCCGGCCGACTGTCGGAAGGGGACCTGTACGACCTGCGTCGGTCGGGTGGTGGGGGTCGACGGGGACGGCGCGGCCGGCGCGAGCGGCCCGGTCGACGCCGCCGAGGCCTTCGACTACCGTCGCCAGCCCGCCGCCCTCACCGACGGCGAACGCGCGGACGGCTACGTCCTGCTGTGTATCGCCCTGCCGCGGGCCGACTGCCGGGTCGCGGTCGGGCCGGCGATCCGGGCCGAAGTCGGCGACAGTCCGTGGGCGTAG
- the arcD gene encoding arginine/ornithine antiporter ArcD produces the protein MDLDFRPKTYDEIPEDKQPSLGEALVPIVGMLLFLSAGMIWLEMDPQIPLLWGIAFAGLFGRYYFGYTWSDLYDGISRSVVTGLQAILILFVIYMLIASWIDSGTIPTLMYYGLEFLSPEIFLPFTVVLSAIVAFAIGSSWTTAGTLGVAMIGIGSGLGIPEAMTAGAVLSGAYTGDKNSPLSDTTNLAAAVTNTELMDHIRAMRPGTLIAFGISLVLFIFLGLDASGSVPADRVAEIQGGLAGSYAISPLTFLPLVLTFALAFYGFPALPSLGAGIFAGVGVATTVQGVGFAAAWETVHYGTSPETGVELTNELLASGGLNGSMWVISIVVAALALGGILQETGVLAAIAHYIGRAVSSVAGLTAGTAAGTIAMNFLAAEQYMAIVVPGMTLQNLYDDYNLESRNLSRAVEAAGTTTSAFVPWGSGGVFMASALGVPVIEYAPYYFFGIISPLVLVLMGATGWRMFYKEGPEQEAPAEEVAAPSVD, from the coding sequence ATGGACCTGGACTTCCGACCGAAAACGTACGACGAAATTCCCGAGGACAAACAGCCATCCTTGGGAGAGGCCCTCGTCCCGATCGTCGGGATGTTGCTGTTCCTGTCTGCCGGGATGATCTGGCTCGAGATGGACCCGCAGATTCCGCTGTTGTGGGGTATCGCCTTCGCCGGCCTGTTCGGCAGATACTACTTCGGATACACCTGGTCCGATCTGTACGACGGGATCAGTCGAAGCGTAGTGACCGGCCTCCAGGCCATTCTCATCCTGTTCGTCATCTACATGCTCATCGCGTCCTGGATCGACTCCGGAACGATTCCGACGCTGATGTACTACGGACTGGAGTTCCTCTCGCCGGAGATTTTCCTCCCGTTTACCGTCGTCCTCTCGGCGATCGTCGCCTTCGCGATCGGCTCCTCGTGGACGACGGCCGGGACGCTTGGCGTCGCGATGATCGGGATCGGCTCCGGCCTGGGGATCCCCGAGGCGATGACCGCCGGTGCCGTCCTCTCGGGGGCCTACACTGGCGACAAGAACTCACCGCTCTCGGATACGACGAACCTCGCCGCCGCGGTGACGAACACCGAACTGATGGACCACATCCGGGCGATGCGTCCCGGCACCCTGATCGCGTTCGGGATCTCGCTCGTCCTGTTCATCTTCCTCGGGCTGGACGCCAGCGGTTCGGTTCCCGCCGATCGGGTCGCCGAGATTCAGGGTGGACTCGCGGGTAGCTACGCGATCTCGCCGCTAACCTTCCTCCCGCTCGTCCTCACCTTCGCGCTCGCGTTCTACGGGTTCCCGGCCCTGCCGTCGCTCGGGGCCGGGATCTTCGCCGGCGTCGGGGTCGCCACCACGGTCCAGGGCGTCGGCTTCGCCGCCGCCTGGGAGACCGTCCACTACGGGACCAGCCCGGAGACCGGCGTCGAACTCACGAACGAACTGCTCGCCAGCGGCGGTCTCAACGGCTCAATGTGGGTCATCTCGATCGTCGTCGCCGCGCTGGCGCTCGGGGGAATCCTCCAGGAAACCGGCGTGCTGGCGGCGATCGCACACTACATCGGCCGGGCCGTCAGCAGCGTCGCGGGCCTGACCGCCGGGACGGCTGCGGGAACCATCGCGATGAACTTCCTCGCGGCGGAACAGTACATGGCGATCGTCGTCCCCGGCATGACCCTGCAGAACCTCTACGACGACTACAACCTCGAGAGCCGGAACCTCTCGCGGGCGGTCGAAGCCGCGGGGACGACGACGTCGGCGTTCGTTCCCTGGGGGTCGGGCGGGGTCTTCATGGCCTCGGCGCTCGGCGTCCCGGTGATCGAGTACGCCCCGTACTACTTCTTCGGGATCATCTCGCCGCTGGTGTTGGTCCTGATGGGCGCGACCGGCTGGCGGATGTTCTACAAGGAGGGGCCGGAGCAGGAGGCCCCGGCGGAGGAGGTGGCGGCACCGTCCGTGGACTAA
- a CDS encoding 2-oxo acid dehydrogenase subunit E2, which produces MHNEGDRVRPSSTRRRGTVDYMRIAGSRSNVHGLVEVDVTEARERIRTIAEQTDETLSFTGFVVFCLGRAIEDHPESNAYRDWRGRIHVFDDVDVNVLVETTIHGEQLGVPHVVRATNRRSLRSVHDEIRTAQESSDPTALPRRSTLALRLPGIVRRQLWRLPQLFPKRWKGMAGTVAVTSIGMFGGGSGWAVTPTNYTVQLTVGGIDTKPRYIDGELSPREILNLTVTFDHDVVDGATATRFTGRLRELIEDAHGIPEPDDL; this is translated from the coding sequence ATGCACAACGAGGGCGATCGAGTCCGCCCGTCTTCCACGCGTCGTCGCGGGACGGTCGATTACATGCGAATAGCGGGCTCCCGGAGCAACGTCCATGGCCTCGTCGAAGTGGACGTTACCGAGGCCAGAGAGCGGATTCGGACCATAGCGGAGCAAACCGACGAGACCCTCTCGTTCACCGGATTCGTCGTGTTCTGTCTGGGGCGCGCCATCGAAGATCATCCCGAGAGCAACGCATATCGGGACTGGCGAGGTCGCATTCACGTCTTCGACGACGTGGACGTGAACGTCCTCGTCGAGACGACGATCCATGGCGAGCAGTTAGGGGTTCCCCACGTCGTGCGGGCGACGAATCGACGATCGCTGCGGTCGGTTCACGACGAGATCCGAACCGCACAGGAGTCCTCGGATCCGACGGCACTCCCGCGACGGAGTACACTCGCGCTCCGACTCCCCGGAATCGTCCGACGACAGCTCTGGCGTCTCCCGCAGTTGTTCCCGAAGCGATGGAAAGGGATGGCGGGCACCGTCGCCGTGACGTCCATCGGCATGTTCGGCGGGGGAAGCGGTTGGGCGGTCACCCCGACGAACTACACCGTCCAGTTGACCGTCGGCGGGATCGACACGAAGCCCCGATACATCGACGGAGAGCTTTCGCCGCGGGAGATCCTGAATCTCACGGTGACGTTCGATCACGACGTCGTCGACGGTGCAACCGCGACCAGATTCACGGGACGATTACGGGAACTCATCGAAGACGCACACGGAATACCCGAACCGGACGACCTCTGA
- a CDS encoding DUF2061 domain-containing protein, with protein MIVDTVLGRAVVTGNVDEAANIGPATDPTKTGTYYGYERVWNRITWGVSVRLRVRFRTRHELE; from the coding sequence GTGATCGTCGACACGGTGCTCGGTCGCGCTGTCGTTACCGGCAACGTCGACGAGGCGGCGAACATCGGGCCAGCGACCGATCCGACGAAAACCGGGACCTACTACGGGTACGAACGGGTCTGGAATCGGATCACGTGGGGCGTTTCGGTTAGGCTACGGGTCCGGTTCCGGACTCGTCACGAACTCGAGTAA
- a CDS encoding FKBP-type peptidyl-prolyl cis-trans isomerase: MVEPGQIAVVHFTGRIAEGDDEGKVFDTTNVDVALEEGIYHDHRDYKPLEFRVGEDKVLEGIDRVVQDLEVGDRTTVELEPEEAFGPRREDDILEVPLDHLEREDETGGEGTETIEPGTLVGSETGDTGWVVSVDGETATVDFNHELAGTRIECEIHVLDARGSPGEGTA, encoded by the coding sequence ATGGTCGAACCCGGACAGATCGCCGTCGTACACTTCACGGGACGGATCGCCGAGGGAGACGACGAGGGGAAGGTCTTCGACACCACGAACGTCGACGTCGCCCTCGAGGAGGGCATCTACCACGACCACCGCGACTACAAGCCGCTCGAGTTCCGAGTCGGGGAAGACAAAGTACTCGAGGGGATCGACCGCGTGGTTCAGGACCTCGAGGTCGGCGACCGGACCACGGTCGAACTCGAGCCGGAGGAGGCGTTCGGCCCCCGACGAGAGGACGATATCCTCGAGGTGCCGCTGGACCACCTCGAGCGAGAAGACGAAACTGGGGGAGAGGGAACCGAGACGATCGAACCCGGGACCCTCGTCGGCAGCGAAACCGGCGACACCGGGTGGGTCGTCTCCGTCGACGGGGAGACGGCGACGGTCGATTTCAACCACGAACTCGCGGGAACGCGGATCGAGTGCGAGATCCACGTGCTGGACGCTCGCGGATCGCCGGGCGAAGGGACCGCGTGA
- the rio1 gene encoding serine/threonine-protein kinase Rio1: MGQGPDSEYGLVELEEVDTPGDEWEEIDVSDTEADRIARKRDREFEQFEERIKDADQFKVEQSVFDDATFAALYKLVQDGYVEAFGGPLSTGKEANVYHALGDDREVAVKVYRINASNFRQMRDYLEGDPRFEGLGGKKKDVVLAWTKKELANLRRAKAAGVRVPEPIAAERNVLVMEYIGDEDGRAKRLGEVHIENPETAYGVMREYMRRLYSAGIVHGDLSEYNVVFDEGQLVLIDLGQAVTVHHPNSREFLERDCENVASFFSRQGLETDPDELLEFVTSPEPDP; encoded by the coding sequence ATGGGACAGGGACCGGATTCCGAGTACGGACTCGTCGAGCTCGAGGAGGTCGACACGCCCGGCGACGAGTGGGAAGAGATCGACGTCTCCGACACCGAAGCGGATCGGATCGCCCGCAAACGCGACCGGGAGTTCGAACAGTTCGAGGAGCGGATCAAGGACGCCGACCAGTTCAAAGTCGAGCAGTCGGTGTTCGACGACGCGACGTTCGCGGCGCTCTACAAGCTAGTACAGGACGGCTACGTCGAGGCCTTCGGCGGCCCCCTCTCGACGGGCAAGGAGGCGAACGTCTACCACGCGCTGGGCGACGACCGGGAGGTCGCGGTCAAAGTCTATCGGATCAACGCCTCCAACTTCCGGCAGATGCGTGACTACCTCGAGGGCGACCCCCGGTTCGAGGGCCTGGGCGGCAAGAAGAAAGACGTCGTCCTCGCCTGGACGAAGAAGGAACTGGCGAACCTCCGGCGGGCGAAAGCGGCCGGCGTTCGCGTACCGGAGCCGATCGCCGCCGAACGCAACGTCCTCGTGATGGAGTACATCGGCGACGAGGACGGCCGTGCCAAGCGACTCGGCGAGGTCCACATCGAGAACCCCGAAACCGCGTACGGAGTCATGCGCGAGTACATGCGCCGGCTCTATTCGGCCGGCATCGTCCACGGCGACCTGAGCGAGTACAACGTCGTCTTCGACGAGGGCCAGCTCGTGCTCATCGACCTCGGACAGGCCGTCACCGTCCACCACCCCAACAGTCGAGAGTTCCTAGAGCGGGACTGCGAGAACGTCGCGAGCTTCTTCTCCCGACAGGGTCTCGAGACCGATCCCGACGAGTTACTCGAGTTCGTGACGAGTCCGGAACCGGACCCGTAG
- a CDS encoding cupredoxin domain-containing protein: MRNSNTRRLFLRSIAAASAVGAAGVGIGSGQSDDGTDADSEGAESLVATVAVAPEGDLAFEPDSVEIPLGGRVEWEFEDDGHNVSTYDVASDAVSIPAGAEPFASYAEDDEDEDLEPDDLDHDAVIEEGETFAHTFTVAGEYAYVCTRHEPEMAGTVTVHPCVDETVAVAPDGDLTFDPETLEVGLGDTVEWEFEDDGHNVSTYDVASDAVSIPDGAEPFASYNEYDVDPEDLDHDAVLEEGETFAQTFTVAGEYEYVCTRHEPEMAGTVEVSDEPDAEVIAGPDGAWRFEPETVRVTAGDVVRWEFDSAGHNATSHPGAADETSNPEGADWFATYEGDDHFSVVEEGTTFDHRFVVPGTYEYVCTPHLPTMAGEVVVEPCPTDDEDSDST, translated from the coding sequence ATGCGGAACAGTAACACACGGCGGCTATTTCTCCGATCGATCGCGGCGGCGAGTGCAGTCGGTGCTGCGGGGGTCGGAATCGGGAGTGGACAGTCTGACGACGGGACCGACGCCGACTCCGAGGGGGCGGAATCACTCGTCGCGACCGTGGCGGTCGCGCCGGAGGGCGACCTGGCGTTCGAGCCGGACTCCGTCGAAATCCCCCTCGGCGGGCGTGTCGAGTGGGAGTTCGAGGACGACGGGCACAACGTCTCGACGTACGACGTCGCCTCGGACGCCGTCTCGATCCCGGCAGGGGCGGAGCCGTTCGCTTCCTATGCCGAGGACGACGAGGACGAAGACCTCGAGCCGGACGACCTCGACCACGATGCCGTCATCGAGGAGGGGGAGACCTTCGCGCATACGTTCACGGTAGCGGGCGAGTACGCGTACGTCTGTACGCGACACGAACCGGAGATGGCCGGGACCGTCACCGTCCATCCATGCGTCGACGAGACGGTGGCGGTCGCACCGGACGGTGACCTGACGTTCGATCCCGAGACCCTCGAGGTGGGACTCGGGGACACCGTCGAGTGGGAGTTCGAGGACGACGGGCACAACGTCTCGACGTACGACGTCGCCTCGGACGCCGTCTCGATCCCGGACGGGGCGGAGCCTTTTGCCTCCTACAACGAGTACGACGTGGATCCGGAGGACCTGGATCACGACGCCGTCCTCGAGGAGGGGGAGACCTTCGCGCAGACGTTCACGGTGGCGGGCGAGTACGAGTACGTCTGTACGCGACACGAACCGGAGATGGCCGGGACGGTCGAGGTCAGCGACGAACCGGACGCGGAGGTAATCGCCGGCCCGGACGGGGCCTGGCGATTCGAACCCGAGACGGTTCGGGTCACGGCGGGCGACGTGGTGCGCTGGGAATTCGACAGCGCCGGCCACAACGCCACCTCTCACCCCGGGGCGGCGGACGAGACGTCGAACCCCGAGGGGGCCGACTGGTTCGCGACCTACGAGGGGGACGACCACTTCTCCGTGGTCGAGGAGGGGACGACCTTCGACCACCGGTTCGTCGTACCGGGAACGTACGAGTACGTCTGTACGCCCCATCTCCCGACGATGGCCGGCGAGGTCGTCGTCGAACCCTGTCCGACCGACGACGAGGATTCGGACTCGACGTAA